In Streptomyces sp. NBC_00448, the following are encoded in one genomic region:
- the dhaL gene encoding dihydroxyacetone kinase subunit DhaL, with amino-acid sequence MLTSTDTEFSEPFRPIDFTGFTDAWVRRFAASATATEAELTALDQQVGDGDFGANLVAGLQAALRRLDASDVPVLPAVPPAPSWPLEAAASAFLDEVGGTSGPLFGLLLQEVAVAVAAARDGAPAAALAVGAGNGLAAIQRVGEAAVGDKTLVDALVPACEALAARARTVPGDPGAAVAGAADAAWDGVRSTARLTARRGRASYLGERAAGVPDPGAVGIALLFASAGTTVPSLTPYLA; translated from the coding sequence ATGCTCACATCAACCGACACCGAGTTCTCCGAGCCCTTCCGGCCCATTGACTTCACCGGGTTCACCGACGCGTGGGTGCGCCGGTTCGCGGCCTCCGCGACCGCGACCGAGGCCGAACTGACCGCGCTCGACCAGCAGGTCGGCGACGGCGACTTCGGGGCGAACCTGGTGGCCGGGCTGCAGGCCGCGCTGCGGCGGCTCGACGCGTCCGACGTACCGGTGCTGCCCGCGGTTCCACCGGCGCCCTCCTGGCCGTTGGAGGCGGCCGCCTCCGCGTTCCTCGACGAGGTCGGGGGCACCAGCGGCCCGCTGTTCGGGCTGCTGCTCCAGGAGGTCGCGGTCGCCGTCGCCGCTGCCCGGGACGGGGCGCCCGCCGCCGCGCTGGCGGTCGGCGCGGGCAACGGCCTCGCCGCGATCCAGCGGGTGGGGGAGGCGGCGGTCGGTGACAAGACGCTGGTCGACGCGCTGGTTCCGGCCTGCGAGGCGCTTGCCGCGCGGGCTCGTACGGTGCCGGGTGATCCCGGCGCCGCGGTCGCCGGCGCGGCGGACGCCGCGTGGGACGGGGTGCGGAGCACCGCTCGACTCACCGCGCGGCGGGGGCGGGCGAGTTACCTCGGCGAGCGGGCGGCGGGCGTACCCGACCCGGGGGCGGTCGGGATCGCCCTGCTCTTCGCCTCCGCGGGCACCACGGTTCCCTCTCTCACGCCGTACCTGGCCTGA
- a CDS encoding HAD family hydrolase, with amino-acid sequence MTPHPLFSWTPAAIVFDCDGTLMDTERHWQDARDLTLRDFQLVTEDGFAERSKGLHYTECGQLMADESGRPELGGELTERLLGHFRTLVAADPQTMPGAGELVANAAKFAPLAVASNCPLDVVETCLRTAGLRQHFDHIVVPGPGIRPKPYPDVYLTAARLCGAAPTDSLAVEDSACGIEAATRAGLRTMGVGPWPGEDLAATVDIWVASLDDPNIFSWSSR; translated from the coding sequence ATGACCCCTCACCCCCTCTTTTCCTGGACCCCGGCGGCGATTGTCTTCGACTGCGACGGCACCTTGATGGACACCGAGCGGCACTGGCAGGACGCCCGCGATCTGACCCTGCGCGATTTCCAGCTCGTGACGGAAGACGGTTTCGCCGAACGCAGCAAGGGCCTGCACTACACCGAATGCGGTCAGCTCATGGCCGACGAATCCGGGCGGCCAGAACTCGGCGGCGAACTCACCGAACGGCTGCTCGGCCATTTCCGCACGCTCGTCGCCGCGGACCCGCAGACCATGCCCGGCGCGGGCGAACTCGTCGCCAACGCAGCGAAGTTCGCGCCTCTGGCAGTCGCCAGCAACTGCCCGCTGGACGTCGTCGAAACGTGCCTGCGGACCGCAGGGCTGCGGCAGCACTTCGACCACATCGTGGTGCCGGGACCCGGCATCCGCCCCAAGCCCTACCCCGACGTCTACCTCACCGCCGCCCGCCTGTGCGGCGCCGCGCCCACCGACTCCCTCGCCGTCGAGGACTCCGCGTGCGGCATCGAGGCCGCCACCCGCGCCGGCCTGCGCACCATGGGCGTCGGCCCCTGGCCCGGGGAGGACCTCGCCGCCACCGTCGACATCTGGGTCGCCTCCCTCGACGACCCCAACATCTTCTCCTGGTCGTCACGCTGA